From the Hevea brasiliensis isolate MT/VB/25A 57/8 chromosome 15, ASM3005281v1, whole genome shotgun sequence genome, one window contains:
- the LOC110662376 gene encoding MDIS1-interacting receptor like kinase 2 — protein sequence MASTMQKPLCLFCPLLFHLIPLLVFSVHVLATVSTAAVQTEVEEADALLRWKDSLDNQSQSFLSSWNTTAGSGRPCNWFGIHCNKAGSVTNISLKDTGLKGTLQSFSFPSFPNLVWLNLSNNSFHGNIPSHISNLSKLNILDLSVNEISGSIPQEIGMLNSLTYIDLSNNLLTGTIPPSIGNLTTLPILYIHMNQLSGSIPQELGMLKFVTEIDLSVNSLTGTIPASIGNLTNLSALSLNSNQLSGSIPREIGMLRSLTELALSQNNLTGPIPSSIGNLTALSSLYLSDNQLSNSIPREIGKLTKLTTLFLEINELSGTLPLEMNNFTLLEFFIVYSNRFTGQLPQDICVGGRIKSFAINGNNFSGTIPRSLRNCSRLMRLHLERNQITGNVSEDFGIYPKLNYMDLSDNKFYGELSLKWEDFSNLSTLKISNNNISGTIPAELGNASQLHSLDLSSNQLVGKIPKELGKLTLFELSLDDNRLSGGIPEEIGLLSDLERLNFAANNLSEAIPKKIGDCSKLLFLNLSKNKFAESIPLEVGNLRVLESLDLSQNLLTGEIPPQLGGLQRLETLNLSHNLLSGSIPTTFDYVSSLTVVDLSNNELDGPIPHNKAFEQAPFEALQNNRDLCGNNTRLKACVSVAINKTIRKKDSKLVVLIPLVCSLFLFIVLVGGFFILRQRIRNRKANSEEGESSGKDIYAVWGRDRDMQYENIVKATEAFNSKYCIGVGGYGIVYKAVLPTGRVVAVKKLHQSQNGEMTDFKAFTSEICVLMNIRHRNIVKLHGFCSHSKHSFLVYEFMERGSLRSILSNEEQAVELNWFKRLNVVKGIANALAYMHHDCSPSIIHRDISSNNVLLDSEFEAHVSDFGTARLLMPDSSNWTSFAGTFGYTAPELAYTMMVNEKCDVYSFGVLTLEILMGRHPGDFISSVSLTFSLPSSPIEQQTLFKDVIDQRLPTPQNKAAERVMHIAQLALACLSANPQSRPTMKQVCSQLIDKQHPLTKPFSEVKLGEIFVQGSVKS from the exons ATGGCTTCCACTATGCAGAAGCCACTTTGTTTATTTTGCCCACTCCTTTTCCATCTTATTCCTTTACTGGTATTTTCTGTTCATGTTCTTGCTACTGTATCCACCGCTGCTGTTCAAACTGAAGTAGAAGAAGCAGATGCTCTTTTGAGATGGAAGGATTCTCTggataatcaaagccaatctttcCTGTCTTCTTGGAATACTACTGCTGGCAGTGGCAGACCTTGCAATTGGTTTGGCATCCACTGCAATAAGGCAGGAAGTGTCACCAATATAAGCCTTAAAGATACAGGTTTGAAAGGTACGCTTCAGAGTTTCAGTTTTCCATCCTTTCCCAATCTTGTCTGGCTTAACCTTAGTAATAACTCATTCCATGGCAACATTCCTTCCCATATTAGCAATCTATCCAAGCTCAACATCCTTGACTTGTCTGTCAATGAAATCTCTGGTTCAATTCCTCAAGAAATTGGGATGTTAAATTCTCTCACTTACATTGATTTATCAAATAATCTTCTCACTGGTACAATACCACCTTCTATAGGGAATTTGACAACACTGCCAATTCTCTACATTCATATGAACCAACTTTCAGGTTCCATACCTCAAGAACTTGGAATGTTGAAATTTGTCACTGAGATTGATTTGTCAGTAAATAGTCTCACTGGCACAATTCCAGCTTCTATAGGAAACTTGACAAATCTATCAGCTCTTTCTCTTAATAGCAATCAACTTTCTGGTTCCATACCTCGAGAAATTGGCATGCTGAGGTCACTTACTGAACTTGCTTTGTCACAAAATAATCTCACTGGTCCAATTCCATCTTCTATAGGAAACTTGACAGCCTTATCTTCTCTCTATCTCAGTGATAACCAACTTTCCAATTCCATACCTAGAGAAATTGGGAAGTTGACAAAGCTAACTACTCTCTTCCTTGAAATCAATGAACTTTCTGGAACTCTACCTTTAGAGATGAACAACTTCACTCTTTTGGAATTTTTCATAGTATATTCTAACAGATTCACTGGTCAATTACCACAAGACATATGCGTTGGTGGACGAATTAAGTCTTTTGCAATTAATGGAAATAATTTCTCGGGTACCATCCCAAGAAGCCTTAGAAACTGTAGCCGCTTAATGAGACTCCATCTGGAGAGAAACCAAATCACTGGAAATGTATCTGAAGATTTTGGCATATATCCAAAGTTGAACTATATGGATTTGAGTGATAACAAATTTTATGGTGAGCTTTCATTGAAATGGGAAGATTTCAGCAACTTGTCTACCCTGAAAATCTCTAACAATAATATCTCTGGCACAATACCAGCTGAACTTGGAAATGCAAGTCAATTGCATTCACTTGACCTCTCATCAAATCAGCTGGTGGGGAAGATTCCAAAGGAATTGGGGAAATTAACATTGTTCGAACTTTCTCTTGATGATAACAGGCTATCAGGAGGCATTCCTGAAGAAATTGGACTGTTATCTGATCTTGAACGCCTTAACTTTGCAGCAAACAACCTGAGTGAAGCAATTCCTAAAAAGATTGGAGATTGCTCAAAACTGTTGTTCTTGAATCTCAGCAAGAACAAATTTGCAGAGAGTATTCCTTTAGAGGTGGGCAATTTACGCGTTCTTGAAAGTCTTGATCTTAGTCAAAATTTGTTAACAGGAGAGATCCCGCCACAACTGGGAGGGTTGCAAAGATTGGAGACACTGAACCTCTCCCACAATTTGCTGTCAGGTTCCATTCCAACTACTTTTGATTATGTATCAAGCTTGACTGTGGTGGATTTATCCAATAATGAGTTAGACGGCCCAATTCCCCACAATAAAGCCTTCGAGCAGGCTCCATTTGAAGCACTTCAAAACAACAGAGACTTGTGTGGCAATAACACTAGACTAAAGGCATGTGTCTCTGTTGCAATCAACAAAACTATCAGAAAAAAGGATAGTAAATTGGTTGTTCTCATTCCTCTCGTGTGTAGTCTGTTTCTATTTATTGTCTTGGTTGGAGGTTTCTTCATTCTCCGCCAAAGAATTAGAAACAGAAAAGCTAACTCAGAAGAAGGGGAGTCAAGTGGCAAAGATATTTATGCAGTATGGGGTCGTGATAGAGATATGCAATATGAAAACATTGTTAAGGCTACAGAGGCGTTCAATTCCAAGTATTGCATTGGGGTAGGAGGATATGGAATTGTCTACAAGGCTGTGCTGCCAACTGGTCGAGTGGTTGCTGTGAAGAAACTTCACCAGTCACAAAATGGAGAAATGACTGATTTCAAAGCATTTACAAGTGAGATTTGTGTGTTGATGAACATACGTCATCGAAACATTGTCAAGTTACATGGTTTTTGTTCACATTCAAAACACTCATTTTTGGTTTATGAATTCATGGAAAGAGGAAGTTTAAGAAGTATTTTAAGCAATGAGGAACAAGCAGTGGAGTTGAATTGGTTTAAGAGGCTAAATGTTGTTAAAGGGATAGCTAATGCATTGGCCTACATGCACCATGACTGCTCTCCTTCAATCATCCATAGAGACATTTCCAGTAACAATGTTCTGTTGGATTCAGAATTTGAGGCTCATGTCTCTGATTTTGGAACAGCTAGGCTTTTGATGCCAGACTCGTCAAATTGGACCTCATTTGCAGGCACATTTGGGTACACAGCTCCAG AGCTAGCTTACACAATGATGGTCAATGAAAAATGTGATGTTTACAGTTTTGGTGTGTTGACACTTGAAATTCTAATGGGAAGACATCCAGGTGATTTCATTTCATCTGTTTCATTAACATTTTCATTGCCCTCCTCGCCAATAGAACAGCAGACACTATTTAAGGATGTGATTGACCAACGCCTCCCAACTCCTCAAAACAAAGCTGCTGAGCGAGTGATGCATATTGCGCAACTTGCACTTGCTTGCTTGAGTGCCAATCCTCAATCTCGGCCAACCATGAAACAAGTTTGTTCCCAGCTAATAGATAAACAGCATCCATTAACTAAGCCGTTCTCAGAAGTGAAATTGGGAGAAATTTTTGTTCAAGGAAGTGTCAAGAGCTAA